One stretch of Armatimonadota bacterium DNA includes these proteins:
- the topA gene encoding type I DNA topoisomerase, with protein sequence MPKSLIIVESPAKTRTLHSFLGDSYEIMASNGHVRDLPKRRLGVDVEHDFVPAYEAIPDRRDLLQRLASAARRAANVYLASDPDREGEAIAWHLAEALHLTDARRIQFNEITRAAVLGALEHPRDLDLKRVDAQQARRVLDRLIGYKLSPILSSKIQRGLSAGRVQSVAVRLICDREREIQAFEPQEYWTLTANLTPQPPVDPFPFPAKLHSRAGERVEPKSRGDIDVVLGAIDGAVWRVDDVKVREQKRNAPAPFITSTLQQEAARKLGFSNKRTMAVAQSLYEGLDLGADGHVGLITYMRTDSVRVAAEAQAEARAFITERYGAVYVPAAVRQYKSRASAQDAHEAIRPTSAFRTPADMDRRLDNDQQRLYRLIWLRFVASQMNPARLDVTTADVAATTAASAGHPYVFRATGSIVRFDGFMRVYTEGRDTDEERDEDKAPLPPLTVGQLLDLLSLEPKQHFTEPPPRYTEATLVRAMEEKGIGRPSTYAATISIIQDRGYAELREKRFYPTELGTTVIDQLVKHFPTVVDIGFTAAMETHLDEVEEGTANWVTLVRDFYQPFAESIAEAKINMENQKPPPVETDYVCPATGAKMLLRKGRYGAFLGCSNYPKCRKLLQINEAGEPLDGPNFACGMEKDQSAPALPANATAHTCPDGRGVMVVRQSRYGPFLGCSNYPKCRTALKIREDQSLEPDQEFKCKWGQKAARRTSSRAGKPPARPRTGGAS encoded by the coding sequence ATGCCGAAATCGTTGATTATTGTGGAGTCGCCTGCCAAGACCCGAACGCTCCACAGCTTTCTGGGTGACAGTTATGAGATTATGGCGAGTAACGGCCACGTCCGCGACCTGCCGAAGCGCCGCCTGGGCGTCGACGTTGAGCACGACTTTGTACCGGCTTATGAGGCGATCCCAGACCGGCGTGATCTGCTCCAGCGGCTCGCGAGCGCCGCCCGCAGAGCAGCCAATGTCTACCTGGCGTCCGATCCGGATCGCGAGGGCGAGGCGATAGCGTGGCACCTGGCGGAGGCGCTCCATCTCACCGATGCCCGCCGTATCCAGTTCAACGAAATCACGCGAGCAGCCGTCCTGGGGGCGCTGGAGCATCCGCGTGACCTGGACCTGAAACGGGTGGACGCCCAACAGGCACGTCGCGTACTCGACCGGCTCATCGGTTACAAACTCTCGCCGATCCTCTCCAGCAAGATTCAGCGCGGCCTCTCTGCCGGCCGAGTACAGTCGGTGGCGGTACGCTTGATATGCGACCGCGAGCGTGAGATTCAGGCGTTCGAGCCACAAGAGTACTGGACGCTCACCGCCAATCTCACGCCTCAACCGCCGGTCGATCCGTTTCCGTTTCCGGCAAAGCTGCACAGCCGCGCCGGCGAGCGCGTCGAACCGAAAAGCCGGGGTGACATCGACGTAGTACTCGGCGCAATCGATGGAGCAGTGTGGCGCGTTGACGACGTGAAGGTGCGCGAGCAGAAGCGCAACGCGCCCGCGCCGTTTATCACCAGCACCTTACAGCAGGAGGCTGCGCGGAAGCTGGGATTCAGTAACAAGCGCACGATGGCGGTTGCGCAGAGCCTGTACGAAGGACTTGACCTGGGCGCGGACGGCCACGTTGGCTTGATTACCTACATGCGAACCGATTCGGTGCGCGTGGCCGCGGAGGCGCAGGCCGAGGCGCGTGCGTTCATCACCGAGCGCTACGGCGCCGTGTATGTGCCTGCCGCGGTTCGCCAGTACAAGAGCCGGGCTTCCGCTCAGGACGCGCACGAGGCTATCCGCCCAACCTCGGCATTCCGCACACCGGCGGATATGGACCGGCGGCTGGATAACGACCAGCAGCGGCTTTACCGGCTCATCTGGCTGCGGTTTGTAGCCAGCCAGATGAACCCTGCGCGCCTGGATGTTACGACGGCGGACGTGGCGGCGACCACCGCGGCGAGCGCTGGGCATCCGTACGTTTTTCGCGCTACCGGCTCGATCGTTCGATTCGATGGCTTTATGCGGGTCTACACGGAAGGACGAGATACGGATGAAGAGCGCGACGAAGACAAGGCCCCGCTGCCACCACTAACAGTCGGGCAGCTGCTGGACCTTTTGAGTCTGGAGCCGAAGCAGCACTTTACCGAGCCGCCGCCTCGCTACACGGAAGCTACTCTGGTTCGCGCGATGGAAGAGAAAGGCATCGGCCGGCCAAGCACGTACGCCGCCACCATTTCGATTATTCAGGATCGTGGGTACGCCGAGCTGCGTGAGAAGCGCTTCTACCCCACGGAGCTCGGAACCACCGTGATCGATCAGTTGGTCAAACACTTTCCTACGGTGGTAGACATCGGGTTTACAGCCGCGATGGAGACTCATCTCGATGAGGTTGAGGAAGGCACGGCCAACTGGGTCACGCTGGTACGTGATTTCTACCAGCCCTTCGCCGAAAGCATTGCCGAGGCGAAGATAAACATGGAAAACCAGAAACCGCCGCCCGTGGAGACCGATTATGTCTGTCCGGCTACGGGCGCGAAAATGCTCCTTCGCAAAGGGCGCTACGGCGCCTTTTTGGGGTGCAGCAACTACCCGAAGTGCCGCAAGCTGCTGCAGATAAATGAGGCCGGTGAGCCGCTGGACGGTCCTAACTTTGCGTGCGGCATGGAGAAGGATCAAAGCGCGCCGGCTCTGCCAGCGAATGCCACCGCGCATACGTGCCCCGACGGGCGTGGCGTAATGGTCGTGCGACAAAGCCGTTACGGGCCGTTCTTGGGGTGCAGCAACTACCCGAAGTGCCGCACCGCGCTCAAGATTCGCGAGGACCAGTCGCTGGAGCCGGACCAGGAGTTCAAGTGCAAATGGGGCCAGAAGGCTGCCAGGCGCACCTCGTCGCGCGCCGGCAAGCCTCCAGCACGTCCGCGGACCGGCGGCGCGTCCTAG
- a CDS encoding 4Fe-4S dicluster domain-containing protein: MSPSASQATRTIFFHIGVGQQILFYLLAAISTAICVWGVVRRLACWRAGRPMDRPRVTSIRLRELFAQVVAQRRVRRRTYAGRMHVLLFAGFCLLFTGTCIVAVEHYGALIFGPHWLYRGWFYLGCKAVLDLAGLGLFLGALMALGRRLFARPKALGHTASDNALLGLICLVAVTGWLLEGAGIAADPRRQIWEAWSPIGRLFALLCHGIGPAGYTAIWWVHIPLVLTLIALLPWGRWLHLFTIPASILLQPERSMGALRPESMADVEASGRIGLGALSDLDQWQLLSLDACMECGRCTDACPANAAGKSLNPKQIVLDLRALSQSGMPPASGDAGPSTDVITDEALWACTNCHACVRECPALIRHVDIIDGIRRYRVAEGRLKGPAAVMLRQLTSRENPWGLPAAQRLDWAKDLDVAPAAEEDGREVLLWVGCAGAFEPKAQATTRAIAQLLNRAGVKFTVLGARERCTGDPARRTGDEFLFQQLAEANVSTLEAIKAKIIVTQCPHCFHTIKNEYPQFGGTYRVMHHTQFLQQLVADGRLKTWASNGGSVTYHDPCFLGRVNRETEAPRALLRQAGTELHEPPRHGSKTFCCGAGGGRMWMEDAPSERPGMVRAVELTATGAATVAVACPFCRVMVGDSVAAVGGDKAPRVADIAELLLEASAERAAEPERT, translated from the coding sequence ATGTCACCATCAGCTTCCCAGGCTACCCGCACCATTTTCTTCCACATTGGTGTTGGCCAGCAGATTCTCTTCTATCTGCTGGCGGCAATCTCCACGGCCATCTGCGTGTGGGGCGTGGTGCGCCGGCTGGCGTGCTGGCGGGCCGGCAGACCGATGGATCGCCCGCGCGTGACCAGCATCCGGCTGCGCGAACTGTTTGCGCAGGTGGTGGCGCAGCGGCGCGTACGGCGGCGCACCTATGCCGGCAGGATGCACGTGCTTCTCTTTGCGGGCTTCTGCCTGTTGTTCACGGGTACCTGCATTGTTGCCGTGGAGCACTACGGGGCGCTCATTTTCGGTCCTCACTGGCTCTACCGAGGCTGGTTCTATCTCGGATGCAAAGCCGTCCTCGATCTTGCCGGCCTCGGGCTGTTTCTTGGCGCTCTCATGGCGCTGGGCCGAAGGCTGTTCGCAAGGCCGAAAGCGCTGGGGCATACCGCTAGCGACAACGCACTCCTCGGCCTTATCTGCCTGGTTGCCGTAACCGGATGGCTTCTGGAAGGAGCGGGCATCGCTGCGGATCCTCGTCGACAGATATGGGAGGCCTGGTCGCCGATCGGACGCCTCTTTGCCTTGCTGTGCCATGGGATCGGACCGGCCGGTTACACGGCGATCTGGTGGGTACACATTCCGCTGGTTCTCACGCTGATCGCACTGCTTCCCTGGGGCCGCTGGCTCCATCTGTTCACGATACCGGCATCGATTCTGCTGCAGCCGGAGCGGTCAATGGGCGCATTGAGGCCGGAATCGATGGCAGATGTCGAAGCCAGCGGCCGCATCGGCCTTGGCGCACTGTCCGATCTCGATCAGTGGCAGCTGCTCAGCTTGGACGCCTGCATGGAGTGCGGCCGGTGTACCGACGCCTGCCCGGCGAATGCCGCTGGTAAATCGCTCAACCCGAAGCAGATCGTGCTCGACTTACGGGCGTTAAGTCAATCCGGAATGCCGCCAGCCAGTGGCGACGCCGGGCCCTCGACCGATGTCATCACCGACGAAGCGCTCTGGGCGTGCACCAACTGCCATGCCTGCGTCCGCGAATGCCCCGCGCTGATCCGGCATGTGGATATCATCGATGGCATTCGGCGGTACCGTGTGGCAGAGGGGCGGCTGAAGGGTCCGGCAGCCGTGATGCTGCGCCAGCTAACCAGCCGCGAGAATCCGTGGGGGCTGCCGGCAGCTCAGAGGCTGGATTGGGCAAAAGATCTCGACGTGGCGCCGGCGGCTGAGGAGGACGGCCGCGAGGTCCTGCTCTGGGTGGGCTGCGCCGGCGCTTTTGAGCCGAAGGCGCAGGCAACAACGCGGGCCATTGCGCAACTGCTGAACCGTGCCGGCGTGAAGTTTACGGTGCTCGGGGCGCGCGAGCGGTGCACGGGCGACCCGGCGCGGCGAACCGGCGATGAGTTCCTGTTTCAGCAGCTGGCCGAGGCGAATGTCTCCACGCTGGAGGCGATCAAGGCGAAGATCATCGTGACGCAGTGTCCGCACTGCTTCCACACCATCAAAAACGAGTATCCTCAGTTCGGTGGTACGTATCGGGTGATGCATCACACACAGTTTCTACAGCAGTTGGTAGCCGACGGACGGCTGAAGACCTGGGCGTCAAATGGTGGTTCGGTAACCTACCACGATCCATGCTTTCTGGGCCGCGTGAACCGCGAAACGGAGGCGCCTAGGGCGCTGCTGCGGCAGGCGGGAACCGAACTCCACGAGCCGCCGCGCCACGGCAGCAAGACGTTCTGCTGCGGCGCCGGTGGAGGCCGGATGTGGATGGAAGACGCGCCCAGCGAGCGGCCGGGCATGGTGCGAGCCGTAGAACTGACAGCAACCGGCGCGGCCACGGTAGCCGTGGCATGCCCCTTTTGCAGGGTGATGGTCGGCGACAGCGTGGCTGCGGTCGGGGGTGACAAAGCGCCCAGAGTGGCGGACATTGCCGAACTGCTGCTGGAGGCCTCCGCCGAGCGCGCGGCCGAGCCGGAGCGAACGTAG
- a CDS encoding cyclic-di-AMP receptor: protein MKLVITVVHDRDKNKITEALLRNGFKFTKIGSTGGFLREGNVTLLIGVQPDEVNRLVDVISDSCKTREQFVNVLPPDAAPVGTFMPSPVKVLVGGAVCFVVDVERFERF, encoded by the coding sequence ATGAAGCTGGTAATTACAGTGGTCCACGACCGCGACAAGAACAAGATTACCGAGGCGCTGCTCCGCAATGGGTTCAAGTTTACAAAAATCGGCAGCACCGGCGGCTTTCTCCGGGAAGGCAATGTTACGCTGCTCATCGGAGTGCAGCCGGATGAAGTGAACCGCCTGGTGGACGTCATCAGCGACAGTTGTAAAACGCGAGAGCAGTTTGTCAACGTCCTCCCACCAGACGCCGCACCAGTCGGTACTTTTATGCCGAGCCCCGTAAAGGTTCTGGTGGGCGGCGCCGTCTGTTTCGTGGTGGATGTGGAGCGCTTTGAGCGATTCTAG
- a CDS encoding dipeptide epimerase translates to MLQSDATIVTSITAAPLETPLHRPFTTARGSRSAAAAVRVTITLRCGQTGVGESTPVEYVTGETPESVLLAVETCAPALIGLDIRRYNQMFRAIAAAAPNSPSARCGMEMAVLDGLCLARGEPLQTLLGGALTRVETDVTIPICGESRELAGHASELGMRRLKVKLSGDADADLRRLAEIRSAAPDCRLRVDANQAFSVDGALAFVNRLAATGISTEFFEQPTPKEDLDGLAHVAAHSPIPVFADESCQTPEQALRIVSTTEVAGLNLKANKCGIDGLLQIIPIARAADRKIMMGCMLETRRSIAVSLAIVLGTGAFDYVDLDSHMLVNENGPNPCFRQIGGWLEFADGCGPELSTAGGNDAPM, encoded by the coding sequence ATGCTGCAATCCGACGCGACGATCGTAACCTCCATAACGGCAGCCCCGCTCGAGACTCCGCTTCACCGGCCCTTTACGACGGCACGTGGATCGCGCAGCGCAGCTGCTGCGGTACGTGTGACGATAACGCTCCGTTGCGGCCAGACTGGTGTTGGAGAGAGCACGCCGGTTGAGTATGTGACCGGGGAAACGCCCGAGAGCGTGCTGCTGGCGGTGGAGACGTGCGCACCCGCGCTCATTGGCCTGGATATCCGCCGCTACAACCAGATGTTTCGCGCGATTGCCGCCGCTGCCCCGAACAGTCCATCCGCGCGATGCGGCATGGAGATGGCGGTTTTGGACGGCCTTTGCCTTGCGCGCGGTGAGCCGCTGCAAACCCTGCTTGGTGGCGCGCTGACAAGAGTGGAAACGGACGTGACCATCCCGATCTGCGGTGAGTCGCGAGAGCTTGCCGGCCACGCATCGGAGCTTGGTATGCGACGGTTAAAAGTGAAGCTGAGCGGCGACGCGGATGCCGATCTGCGACGGTTGGCGGAGATCCGCTCGGCCGCGCCGGATTGCCGCCTTCGTGTTGACGCCAACCAGGCATTCTCGGTCGATGGCGCTTTGGCGTTTGTCAACCGGTTGGCGGCGACCGGCATCAGCACGGAGTTCTTTGAGCAACCAACGCCAAAGGAGGACCTGGATGGACTGGCGCATGTGGCGGCTCACAGCCCGATACCCGTGTTCGCCGACGAATCGTGCCAAACACCGGAGCAGGCGCTCAGGATCGTCTCAACCACGGAAGTTGCCGGACTGAACCTGAAGGCTAACAAATGCGGTATCGACGGCCTGCTGCAGATAATCCCGATTGCCCGCGCTGCCGACCGCAAAATCATGATGGGCTGCATGCTGGAGACGCGCCGGTCCATTGCAGTGTCGCTGGCGATAGTACTCGGCACCGGCGCGTTTGATTATGTGGATCTCGACAGTCACATGCTCGTCAACGAGAATGGACCAAACCCCTGCTTCCGGCAAATCGGCGGCTGGCTGGAGTTCGCCGACGGCTGCGGCCCCGAGCTTTCGACAGCCGGTGGCAATGACGCACCGATGTAG
- a CDS encoding FAD-binding protein, producing MPHLLVLAETDGRSVAPNTGAAVAFAQQWARASSGTFDLLICGGAAVVAAAENWQEFGARTVAVAADAALAQPVADRLGEVVRTHWRRAGNCSIAAASSTSGRDVLARIAGLCDLPMLSDVIAVEAAGGTLRAQRPMYAGSVLATVELLEPDCVFSVRSTAYGAPERSDSVSPVESVPIDPSALPSGTRWVGLDAPELKRPELTTARVVVSGGRPLKDAETFERVLGALADRLGGALGATRAAVDSGIAPNDYQVGQTGKVVAPELYIAAGISGSVQHLAGMKESRVIVAINTDPDAPIFQAADYGLVMDLFQAVPELTARL from the coding sequence ATGCCGCACCTGCTTGTGCTAGCCGAAACCGATGGGCGCAGCGTGGCGCCTAACACCGGCGCCGCGGTCGCGTTCGCCCAGCAGTGGGCGCGCGCGAGCTCCGGCACGTTCGACCTGCTGATATGCGGAGGCGCCGCCGTAGTCGCGGCGGCGGAGAATTGGCAGGAATTTGGCGCTCGCACCGTGGCTGTGGCAGCCGACGCGGCCCTGGCACAGCCTGTAGCGGATCGCCTTGGCGAGGTGGTGCGGACGCATTGGCGCCGAGCCGGCAATTGCAGCATTGCCGCGGCGTCGAGCACCTCCGGTAGAGACGTTCTCGCACGGATCGCGGGCCTCTGTGACCTGCCGATGCTCTCCGACGTGATTGCTGTGGAGGCGGCCGGCGGCACGCTTCGGGCTCAGCGGCCGATGTACGCCGGTAGCGTGCTTGCAACCGTGGAGCTTCTGGAGCCGGATTGCGTCTTCAGCGTACGGTCCACGGCGTACGGTGCGCCGGAGCGCAGCGACTCGGTATCGCCGGTGGAGAGCGTGCCGATCGACCCCTCTGCGCTGCCATCCGGTACGCGCTGGGTAGGCCTGGATGCTCCCGAGCTGAAGCGGCCGGAGCTGACCACCGCCCGCGTTGTGGTCTCCGGTGGCCGGCCGTTGAAGGATGCCGAGACCTTTGAGCGGGTGCTCGGCGCGCTGGCCGACCGGTTGGGTGGCGCGCTGGGTGCAACCCGCGCCGCCGTCGATAGCGGCATAGCGCCAAACGATTACCAGGTGGGGCAAACGGGCAAGGTGGTTGCCCCGGAACTCTACATCGCAGCTGGGATCTCCGGCAGCGTTCAGCACCTTGCCGGCATGAAGGAATCTCGCGTTATCGTCGCCATAAACACCGACCCGGACGCGCCGATTTTTCAGGCGGCCGACTACGGCCTGGTGATGGACCTGTTTCAGGCGGTACCGGAGCTCACCGCCAGGCTTTAG
- a CDS encoding electron transfer flavoprotein subunit beta/FixA family protein, giving the protein MKILVLVKRVPDPYGRIRLTDAGIIDESEIRWVINPFDEIALEEAVRLRESGLDCEIVAVALGSAEWADQLRAALAMGADRAILATWQGPDDSRSVSRRLAEICRQEAPDLILAGKQAIDDDANQVGQRVAALLGLPQATCASAITISSDGAYAVVVREVDEGRETLEVKLPAVITTDLRLNEPRYVALPAIVKARSRPLQTLDADPSEASSPAGFRIVKQAPPPARKAGRKVAGVDELVAALRDEARVI; this is encoded by the coding sequence ATGAAGATTCTTGTTCTGGTAAAGCGCGTACCGGATCCCTACGGAAGAATCCGCCTGACCGACGCCGGTATCATTGATGAATCGGAGATCAGGTGGGTGATAAATCCCTTCGACGAAATCGCCCTGGAGGAGGCGGTTCGGCTGCGTGAGTCGGGCCTCGATTGTGAGATCGTTGCGGTCGCGTTGGGCTCGGCTGAGTGGGCAGACCAGCTCCGCGCTGCGCTGGCGATGGGCGCAGATAGAGCGATTCTCGCGACATGGCAAGGGCCGGATGACTCGCGCAGCGTCAGCCGGCGTCTTGCGGAAATCTGTCGCCAGGAAGCGCCGGACCTCATCCTTGCGGGCAAGCAGGCTATTGATGACGATGCGAACCAGGTGGGCCAGCGCGTGGCCGCGCTGCTTGGCCTGCCGCAAGCAACCTGCGCATCGGCAATCACGATATCGAGCGACGGCGCCTACGCCGTGGTGGTCCGCGAGGTCGATGAAGGACGCGAGACGCTGGAGGTGAAGCTGCCGGCGGTTATCACAACCGACTTGCGATTGAACGAGCCGCGATACGTGGCGCTGCCCGCGATTGTGAAGGCGCGAAGCCGGCCACTGCAGACGCTGGATGCCGATCCGTCGGAGGCCTCATCGCCGGCCGGTTTCAGGATTGTCAAGCAGGCGCCGCCGCCGGCTCGCAAAGCCGGGCGTAAGGTTGCCGGTGTGGACGAACTGGTTGCCGCGCTGCGCGACGAGGCGCGCGTGATATAG
- a CDS encoding FAD-binding protein, with the protein MANVTDSTQPSSVVALRQELRCLLGDRAVLIDEASMRAYDCDAYGPEKMSPDAVALPHSTDQVAAIVRLCNQFNVPFTPRGAGTGLSGGATAIEGGVVISTVRLNAILEVDIENRRLRAQAGCVNTWLTKAVKSQGFHYAPDPSSQGACTVGGNVAENSGGPHTLKYGVTTNHVTGVVMVLPDGEVVELGGKAEDSPGFDLVGLVVGAEGTTGIVTEVTVRLTPLPQAVRTLLAIYEDPAGATQTVSELIAAGVLPAALEMIDTFIIRACEEAFHLGFPLDAQAVLIIEVDGLEAGLDAEAERAADVARRNGAREVRHAASELDRARLWKARKQSFGALGRLGLSMVTHDGVIPRTRLPEVLLQVRAIAERHGLQVGNVFHAGDGNLHPNLMYDERDPAQVAAVVKAGHEILRLCVDAGGSLTGEHGIGVEKMDAMPWMFTDDDLSLMHAIKAAFGTSDLCNPGKVLPEAKRCWETAHGPRLVRGAARGAAV; encoded by the coding sequence ATGGCTAACGTAACCGACAGTACGCAACCATCCTCCGTCGTCGCTTTGCGACAGGAGCTCCGGTGCCTACTCGGAGATCGGGCGGTGCTCATCGACGAGGCATCGATGCGCGCGTACGATTGTGATGCGTACGGGCCGGAAAAGATGTCTCCCGACGCCGTGGCGCTCCCTCACAGTACCGACCAGGTAGCCGCCATTGTCCGCCTCTGCAACCAGTTCAACGTTCCATTTACACCGCGCGGCGCCGGTACGGGCCTCTCCGGCGGCGCCACCGCCATCGAGGGCGGCGTTGTGATTTCCACCGTCCGGCTGAACGCGATTCTTGAAGTCGATATCGAAAACCGCCGCCTGAGGGCACAAGCGGGCTGCGTCAACACCTGGCTCACAAAGGCGGTGAAGTCGCAAGGATTCCACTATGCGCCGGACCCATCCAGCCAGGGCGCCTGCACGGTAGGCGGAAATGTGGCCGAGAACTCCGGCGGCCCACATACCCTGAAATATGGTGTGACCACCAATCACGTCACCGGTGTGGTGATGGTGCTGCCCGATGGTGAGGTGGTTGAGTTGGGCGGCAAGGCGGAAGATTCGCCGGGCTTCGACCTGGTTGGCCTCGTTGTCGGAGCGGAGGGCACTACCGGCATCGTGACCGAGGTGACGGTGCGGCTCACACCCTTGCCGCAGGCGGTGCGTACGCTGCTTGCGATTTACGAGGACCCGGCCGGCGCGACGCAAACGGTCTCCGAACTCATCGCAGCGGGAGTTCTGCCTGCAGCTCTCGAGATGATTGATACCTTTATTATCCGGGCCTGCGAGGAGGCGTTCCACCTCGGGTTTCCTCTGGATGCTCAGGCTGTTCTGATCATCGAAGTAGACGGGTTGGAGGCGGGGCTGGATGCCGAAGCGGAGCGCGCGGCCGATGTCGCCCGCCGTAACGGCGCCCGCGAGGTTCGCCACGCGGCCTCGGAACTGGACCGTGCACGTCTGTGGAAGGCCAGGAAGCAGTCATTCGGCGCGCTGGGGCGCCTGGGCTTAAGTATGGTGACGCACGATGGTGTGATTCCACGTACACGCTTGCCGGAGGTGCTGCTGCAAGTGCGCGCCATCGCGGAACGCCACGGACTGCAGGTCGGAAACGTTTTCCACGCCGGCGACGGCAACCTGCATCCAAACCTGATGTATGACGAGCGGGACCCGGCGCAAGTGGCGGCCGTGGTGAAAGCCGGGCACGAAATCCTTCGCCTTTGTGTTGATGCGGGTGGCTCGCTCACAGGCGAGCACGGCATTGGCGTAGAGAAGATGGACGCGATGCCGTGGATGTTTACCGACGACGACCTGAGCCTGATGCACGCCATAAAGGCCGCGTTCGGCACCAGTGATTTGTGCAATCCCGGCAAGGTGCTGCCCGAAGCAAAGCGCTGCTGGGAGACGGCGCACGGACCCCGGCTGGTACGGGGCGCGGCGCGCGGCGCGGCCGTTTAG
- a CDS encoding dTMP kinase has product MQSSIPGVFISLEGVDGSGKTTQAARLCAALQRDGEHVLATREPGGDSVSEAVRALVLATDVTAPAELLLFLAARAQHVAIQLRPFLEAGGVLICDRYADSTVAYQGYGRGLDLDTIATINRFATGGLMPHLTVLIDLDPKVGMARQQQANRMEREPLAFHQRVRDGYAVMARAEPDRFAVFDGSLPSEQLQESIYERAGAAIATIRGSTARITEGVIQ; this is encoded by the coding sequence ATGCAAAGCTCGATACCCGGCGTCTTTATCAGCCTCGAAGGCGTTGACGGTTCGGGCAAAACAACCCAGGCTGCACGGCTGTGCGCGGCGTTGCAGCGCGACGGGGAGCACGTTCTGGCTACGCGTGAACCAGGTGGCGATTCCGTGTCGGAGGCGGTCCGCGCATTAGTCCTGGCAACCGATGTTACCGCGCCGGCCGAGCTCCTTCTGTTTCTGGCAGCACGGGCCCAGCACGTCGCAATTCAGTTGAGACCGTTTCTGGAGGCCGGAGGGGTCCTGATATGCGACCGCTACGCCGACTCCACCGTGGCCTACCAGGGATACGGTCGCGGCCTCGATCTTGACACCATCGCAACGATCAATCGCTTTGCTACCGGAGGCCTTATGCCGCATCTGACGGTGCTGATCGACCTCGACCCAAAGGTCGGTATGGCGCGACAGCAGCAGGCCAATCGCATGGAGCGCGAGCCGCTCGCGTTTCACCAGCGTGTTCGCGATGGGTACGCTGTGATGGCCCGGGCCGAGCCCGACCGCTTTGCAGTTTTCGATGGCTCGCTGCCATCGGAACAGCTGCAAGAGTCGATCTATGAGCGCGCGGGTGCGGCCATTGCCACCATACGCGGCAGTACAGCACGCATCACGGAAGGAGTCATCCAATGA